The Acidianus infernus genome window below encodes:
- a CDS encoding peroxiredoxin, translating to MVKIGDKAPLFEAINDNGDKIALSDFIGKHNIVLYFYPKDDTPGCTREACAFRDNWDLLKDYDVVVIGVSSDNVESHKRFKEKYNLPFILISDPDGKIRELYGAKGFILPGRVTFVIDKNGIIMHVYKSQFNPVNHVKEALRALEEIKKNE from the coding sequence ATGGTAAAAATAGGGGATAAGGCACCTTTATTTGAAGCTATAAACGACAACGGAGATAAGATAGCATTGTCAGATTTTATAGGAAAACATAACATAGTGCTTTATTTTTATCCCAAGGACGATACGCCGGGGTGCACTAGAGAAGCGTGCGCATTTAGAGATAACTGGGACTTGCTCAAGGATTACGACGTCGTAGTTATAGGAGTCAGTTCAGATAACGTAGAATCCCACAAAAGATTTAAGGAAAAATACAATCTTCCTTTCATTTTAATTAGCGATCCGGACGGGAAAATAAGAGAATTATATGGAGCGAAAGGTTTCATATTGCCTGGCAGAGTTACTTTTGTAATCGATAAAAATGGCATAATTATGCACGTTTACAAGTCACAATTTAATCCAGTAAATCACGTTAAGGAGGCTTTAAGAGCTTTGGAAGAGATAAAGAAAAATGAATAG
- a CDS encoding thiolase domain-containing protein: protein MNQIAIIGVGWYGFKPSTPEVSFREMVFEASTRAYQDAGNINPRNYVDSFISCQEDFWEGISISDEFAPDQLGGALRPTMTVAGDSLQGLAHAFMHINSGIADIVAIEAHSKASDILTYSEIVKLSMDPIYVRSINPQNFHFIAGLDAVKFMERKKISREDLAMVVEKNKSSGLSSPRASYASKISAQDVLSKEFIVYPLSELDIAPLVDGAIVIVVSTEEIARKLKKDDYVVVKGISYATDSSNLETSELGKANYMRIASDLAYKMANVTSPRKYFDAVFVDDRYSYKELQHLEGLRISDDPSKDLNEGNFSPQGEIPVNPLGGHLAKGVPLEASGFSLLLDAIDYIKQGKIEKALVGSWRGIPTFSGSVVVVEKP from the coding sequence TTGAATCAAATAGCAATAATAGGCGTAGGGTGGTACGGATTCAAGCCTTCAACTCCAGAGGTCTCGTTTAGGGAAATGGTTTTTGAAGCTTCCACTAGGGCTTACCAAGACGCAGGAAATATAAATCCAAGAAACTACGTAGACTCATTTATTTCATGTCAGGAAGACTTCTGGGAAGGAATTTCAATTTCTGACGAGTTCGCGCCAGATCAATTAGGCGGAGCCTTAAGACCTACAATGACAGTAGCAGGAGATTCCCTACAAGGACTAGCACATGCATTTATGCACATAAATTCCGGCATTGCAGATATAGTAGCAATAGAGGCCCACTCAAAGGCCAGCGATATACTAACGTATAGTGAAATAGTCAAATTATCTATGGATCCAATATATGTGAGATCCATAAATCCACAAAATTTCCACTTTATTGCAGGGTTAGATGCTGTAAAGTTCATGGAAAGGAAGAAAATATCAAGAGAAGATCTCGCAATGGTCGTAGAGAAAAATAAAAGCTCTGGTCTTTCATCTCCCAGAGCTTCTTACGCCAGTAAAATATCAGCTCAAGACGTGCTTAGCAAGGAATTCATAGTATATCCATTGAGTGAACTTGACATAGCTCCGTTAGTTGACGGTGCAATAGTAATTGTTGTCTCTACAGAGGAAATTGCAAGAAAATTGAAAAAAGATGACTATGTAGTGGTCAAGGGCATAAGTTATGCTACAGATTCTTCAAACTTAGAAACTTCAGAACTCGGCAAGGCAAATTATATGAGGATCGCCTCTGATTTAGCATATAAAATGGCCAACGTAACTTCGCCTAGAAAGTATTTTGACGCAGTTTTCGTAGATGATAGGTATAGTTATAAGGAATTGCAACACCTAGAAGGCTTAAGGATATCTGACGATCCTTCAAAGGATTTAAATGAAGGAAATTTCTCGCCTCAAGGAGAAATTCCGGTAAATCCTTTAGGAGGTCACTTAGCTAAGGGAGTACCACTCGAGGCTTCAGGGTTTTCCCTACTCTTAGATGCAATAGATTATATCAAACAAGGAAAAATAGAAAAGGCATTAGTTGGATCTTGGAGAGGCATTCCCACATTCAGTGGCTCTGTGGTGGTGGTGGAAAAGCCATGA
- a CDS encoding thiolase domain-containing protein: protein MKVNLYLNKRVAIIGAGLTLFRRRLLETPQEIAWEAASKALEEAGLELKDIDCVVIGSAPDAFDGVHLKGEYLSHGSGGIRKPVSRVYVGGATGVMTAIAGWYHVASGLCQKVLAVAEEKMSPARPHPQSVFKYIWDPILEKPLNPNLIWIFAMEMHRYMSKYGIKKEEIALVSVKNKRNALNNPYAQLGANITVDDVLNSEVLVWPVQLLDVSPVSDGGAAIVLASEDVARRYTDTPVWVEGVGWTLDNTEWPARDLSYARYVEFAARMAYKIAGIERPNKEIDVVEPYDPFDYKELHHLEALQLAKRGEAPTLLKEGVFDIDGDIPSSPSGGLLGVGNPIAAAGLMKVISIYWQLKGTAGKMQVKRPVHTGLAQAWGDLMQAGTVIVLRN, encoded by the coding sequence ATGAAGGTAAATCTGTATTTAAATAAAAGGGTTGCAATAATTGGAGCAGGGTTAACGCTATTTAGAAGGAGGTTACTGGAAACTCCCCAAGAAATAGCTTGGGAAGCGGCTAGTAAAGCTTTAGAAGAGGCGGGCTTAGAATTAAAGGACATAGATTGTGTAGTAATAGGCAGTGCCCCAGACGCGTTCGACGGCGTTCACTTAAAAGGCGAATATTTATCTCACGGTTCCGGAGGAATAAGGAAGCCGGTCAGTAGAGTATATGTTGGAGGGGCTACTGGAGTTATGACTGCAATAGCTGGCTGGTATCATGTTGCTAGCGGGCTTTGCCAGAAAGTTCTTGCTGTAGCTGAAGAGAAGATGAGTCCTGCAAGACCTCATCCTCAATCCGTGTTTAAGTACATATGGGATCCGATATTGGAGAAGCCGCTTAATCCAAATTTGATCTGGATTTTTGCCATGGAAATGCATAGGTATATGTCCAAATATGGAATAAAGAAGGAAGAAATAGCTTTAGTCTCAGTCAAAAATAAGAGAAATGCACTAAATAACCCATATGCGCAGCTTGGAGCTAATATAACAGTTGATGACGTTTTAAATAGCGAAGTCCTAGTATGGCCTGTACAACTCCTAGACGTTAGTCCGGTAAGTGATGGAGGTGCAGCAATAGTTTTGGCCTCAGAGGACGTTGCAAGAAGGTATACAGATACGCCAGTATGGGTTGAAGGAGTAGGATGGACTTTGGATAATACAGAATGGCCTGCAAGGGACTTATCTTACGCAAGGTACGTTGAGTTTGCAGCCAGAATGGCGTATAAGATTGCAGGCATAGAAAGACCTAATAAGGAGATAGACGTTGTAGAGCCTTACGATCCCTTTGATTATAAAGAATTGCACCACTTAGAGGCATTACAATTGGCTAAAAGGGGAGAGGCGCCTACACTATTAAAGGAAGGAGTGTTCGACATTGATGGAGATATCCCCAGTAGCCCTAGTGGAGGCTTACTAGGAGTAGGCAATCCGATAGCTGCCGCAGGACTTATGAAGGTTATTAGCATATATTGGCAATTAAAGGGTACTGCAGGAAAGATGCAAGTCAAAAGACCAGTCCATACTGGACTAGCTCAAGCCTGGGGAGATTTAATGCAAGCCGGAACGGTTATAGTTTTACGTAACTAA
- a CDS encoding Zn-ribbon domain-containing OB-fold protein: MSWDKSIKESVKWYDNMEVEKYEYTVGPAGEEFFKGLKQGKIIGCKCSKCGKIYIPARAYCENCFAKIDNYVEIKKEEAYVDSYTIIYKDDEGRQLDKPIYIAMIRFPNTVGGLLCYAEGNVRVGGKAKITSFDWPLRVIVE, from the coding sequence GTGTCTTGGGATAAGAGTATAAAAGAAAGCGTAAAATGGTACGATAATATGGAGGTTGAAAAATACGAGTATACAGTAGGACCGGCAGGAGAGGAGTTCTTTAAAGGGCTAAAACAAGGTAAAATAATAGGCTGTAAATGCTCAAAATGCGGTAAGATTTACATCCCTGCAAGAGCATATTGTGAAAATTGTTTTGCTAAGATCGATAATTACGTAGAAATAAAGAAGGAAGAAGCTTACGTTGATTCTTACACTATAATTTATAAAGACGATGAAGGTCGTCAATTAGATAAACCTATTTATATTGCAATGATAAGGTTTCCAAATACTGTCGGAGGATTATTATGCTATGCTGAAGGAAACGTTAGAGTTGGAGGTAAAGCTAAGATAACAAGTTTCGATTGGCCGTTAAGGGTAATAGTTGAATAA
- a CDS encoding acyl-CoA dehydrogenase family protein: MSESSLIIQSLREFLRREVESVSAKIDKEDFYPREIVKKLGELGFLIPLYSNLSHYDMVKTLEEIAKVSGSLALIADAQGELAGEMIRLYGNDLQRKSFLEPMSKGEIIASLALSEPSGGSDIGSMKTYAEKKGSWIVSGRKMWITQGIYADIFITVARTGNSRKDLSVFIIPRGKCIETSKIEVMGNRGTGTAEVIFHECEVPEDYVIGEVNNGWEMINSVLEVGRLAISGIAIGLAERALEEAFQWANSREAFGNKLYNFQGIRWYFADSIAKINSLKALAKEVSRKFDENSNDKGVYVSMLKLLSAEIAQEIVDTSLQILGGLGYAKGSSVERIYRDVRVMRIGEGSDEIQRHIISKYSEKYGIPILD, encoded by the coding sequence ATGAGTGAAAGTAGTCTTATCATTCAATCACTAAGGGAATTCTTAAGGAGAGAAGTGGAGAGTGTTTCAGCAAAAATCGATAAGGAAGATTTCTATCCTAGAGAGATAGTTAAAAAATTGGGAGAATTAGGTTTCTTAATTCCTTTATATAGTAATTTATCGCACTATGATATGGTAAAAACACTAGAAGAAATTGCTAAAGTTAGCGGTTCTTTAGCCTTAATTGCCGATGCCCAAGGGGAATTAGCCGGAGAAATGATAAGACTTTACGGTAACGATTTGCAGAGAAAGAGTTTCCTGGAGCCCATGAGTAAAGGGGAAATTATAGCCAGTCTTGCCTTATCTGAACCTTCTGGCGGAAGCGACATAGGATCTATGAAAACGTATGCAGAAAAGAAAGGTTCGTGGATTGTGAGCGGGCGTAAAATGTGGATTACCCAAGGAATTTATGCGGATATATTCATAACTGTAGCAAGGACGGGAAACTCTAGAAAAGACTTGTCAGTTTTCATAATACCAAGAGGTAAATGTATAGAGACAAGTAAGATTGAAGTAATGGGGAATAGAGGTACCGGCACTGCTGAAGTCATATTTCACGAATGCGAGGTTCCAGAAGATTACGTTATAGGTGAGGTAAACAACGGTTGGGAAATGATTAATTCAGTTCTAGAAGTAGGTAGGTTAGCAATATCCGGTATTGCAATAGGTTTAGCAGAAAGAGCGTTAGAAGAAGCTTTTCAGTGGGCTAATTCTAGAGAGGCTTTTGGAAATAAGCTATATAATTTTCAGGGAATAAGGTGGTATTTTGCTGATTCAATTGCTAAAATTAACTCTTTGAAAGCTTTAGCTAAGGAAGTTAGCAGAAAATTTGATGAGAACTCAAATGATAAAGGAGTTTACGTTTCAATGTTAAAGCTATTATCTGCAGAAATTGCACAGGAGATTGTTGATACATCTCTCCAAATATTAGGAGGATTAGGCTATGCTAAAGGTTCTTCCGTAGAAAGAATTTACAGAGACGTGAGAGTAATGAGGATAGGCGAGGGAAGCGATGAAATACAAAGACACATTATATCAAAATATTCTGAAAAATACGGCATTCCTATATTAGATTAA
- a CDS encoding Zn-ribbon domain-containing OB-fold protein: MVTPLKENELKEHVIISYKPNAKYAYTAGQAQSKYLMGFKEGKIYGRKCNKCGKIYVPPRMYCDECFRPTDEWIEVKDEGIVMTAVASFISWTRERLKEPEIVGVIRLLPSNDRDFVYPGIFHRICTTYEEVKNMNIIGKKVKAIWRSKEERKGSIEDIQCFKVI; this comes from the coding sequence ATGGTCACACCTCTAAAGGAAAATGAGTTAAAAGAACATGTAATAATCTCGTATAAGCCTAATGCGAAATACGCATATACTGCAGGACAAGCTCAAAGCAAATATTTAATGGGATTTAAGGAAGGAAAAATATACGGAAGAAAATGCAATAAATGTGGTAAAATCTACGTTCCGCCAAGAATGTATTGCGATGAATGCTTTAGACCCACTGACGAATGGATTGAGGTTAAGGACGAAGGTATCGTAATGACTGCAGTTGCAAGTTTTATAAGTTGGACTAGGGAAAGGTTGAAGGAACCCGAAATAGTAGGCGTTATAAGGTTATTGCCATCGAACGATAGAGATTTTGTATACCCCGGAATATTCCACAGAATATGCACCACTTATGAGGAAGTGAAGAACATGAACATAATAGGTAAAAAAGTTAAGGCGATCTGGAGATCCAAAGAAGAAAGGAAAGGCAGTATAGAAGACATACAATGCTTTAAGGTGATCTGA
- a CDS encoding AMP-binding protein, protein MVWKIYSLHQIRSMARVAIEDPSNFWRDKANYITWFKAPEKILEGDPPKDKWFPGGITNISYNAVDRHLPKLRNKVAFYWVNENLDHEKEISYYDLYQEVNKASYVLNQLGVKKNDVVSILMPSIPEAVYFSLAVHRLGAVLAIHYVGLSEETLSYRFNDCGSKILITSSKAFRNGNEIRIKDFVDNVLKSHTTPIQKVLVVSRGFSDFNVIGNRDIIYEDIKPKGKVYVKPTGVEANEPATIYYTSGTTGRPKGLYHTNGGYIIALNWAFKAIFNPTENDTWWTISELGWPVWPMANLYVIPVMGLTGVLFEGYIAHKRDLFSKIIEKFNVSLVWSSTTTLYTLKSLGDESVKSGDTSSLREILNTGEPLNAGAWSWLSENLPHVKIADAYWMTEHLYPIAATPYGLGEIPYKPGSAGIQFPGSYFLVVDDEGKQLPPRQKGYIVLKPLNPAEAKMWNDHNYEKLLKQYWSRFPGYFYTGDYGYVDEEGYLYVLGRADDVIRSAEERIGTLEVESVIVSHPQVAEAAVIGHGNNIIALVVPKQGVMVEEGLRNDIKNYCRNAGYLVDKIIFVKRLPKTKSGKIMRRLLRAIINNENPGDISTLDDMKVLEELKEALKEQL, encoded by the coding sequence ATGGTTTGGAAAATTTATTCATTACATCAAATCAGATCCATGGCAAGAGTTGCAATAGAGGATCCCAGTAATTTTTGGAGAGATAAAGCAAATTACATAACTTGGTTTAAGGCTCCAGAGAAGATTCTTGAAGGAGACCCTCCTAAAGATAAATGGTTCCCTGGAGGAATTACAAATATTTCTTATAACGCAGTAGATAGGCATTTACCAAAGTTAAGGAATAAAGTGGCCTTCTATTGGGTTAATGAGAATTTGGATCATGAAAAAGAAATTTCGTATTACGATTTGTATCAAGAAGTAAATAAAGCATCATACGTTTTAAATCAACTAGGAGTTAAGAAGAATGACGTAGTGTCTATTTTGATGCCAAGTATACCGGAGGCAGTGTACTTCTCTTTAGCAGTTCATAGACTAGGTGCAGTTTTGGCTATTCATTACGTAGGATTAAGTGAAGAAACGCTTTCCTATAGATTTAACGACTGCGGTTCCAAGATTTTAATTACATCATCAAAGGCTTTTAGGAACGGCAACGAAATTAGGATTAAGGATTTTGTAGATAATGTGTTAAAGTCCCATACTACACCGATACAGAAAGTCCTAGTAGTCTCGAGAGGCTTTTCAGACTTTAATGTTATAGGCAATAGGGACATAATTTATGAAGATATTAAACCTAAAGGCAAAGTTTATGTGAAGCCAACGGGAGTTGAGGCAAATGAGCCTGCTACGATTTATTATACATCTGGAACTACTGGAAGGCCTAAGGGGTTATATCACACTAACGGGGGTTATATCATAGCTTTAAATTGGGCTTTCAAAGCAATATTTAATCCAACAGAGAACGATACCTGGTGGACTATTTCAGAATTAGGTTGGCCAGTATGGCCTATGGCAAATTTATACGTAATCCCAGTAATGGGACTGACTGGAGTATTATTTGAGGGATACATTGCTCATAAGAGAGATTTATTTTCTAAAATAATTGAAAAGTTCAACGTTAGTTTAGTCTGGAGCTCTACTACAACGCTCTATACTCTAAAGAGTCTGGGAGACGAATCCGTGAAATCCGGAGATACGTCGAGTTTAAGGGAAATACTCAATACCGGTGAACCGCTTAACGCCGGGGCATGGAGTTGGTTAAGCGAGAATTTGCCTCACGTTAAGATAGCTGATGCCTATTGGATGACCGAGCATTTATATCCCATTGCCGCAACTCCTTATGGCTTGGGAGAAATTCCTTATAAGCCTGGTTCTGCAGGGATACAATTTCCTGGTTCATACTTCCTTGTAGTAGATGATGAAGGTAAGCAATTACCTCCTAGGCAAAAGGGTTACATTGTTTTAAAGCCATTAAATCCTGCTGAGGCTAAGATGTGGAACGACCATAATTATGAGAAACTTTTAAAGCAATATTGGTCGAGGTTTCCAGGGTATTTTTACACTGGAGATTACGGTTATGTTGATGAAGAAGGCTATTTGTACGTATTGGGTAGGGCAGACGATGTGATAAGATCCGCAGAAGAAAGAATAGGAACTTTAGAAGTTGAGAGCGTAATAGTCTCTCATCCTCAAGTTGCAGAAGCTGCAGTAATTGGACATGGAAATAATATAATAGCTCTTGTTGTTCCGAAGCAAGGAGTTATGGTAGAAGAGGGGTTAAGAAATGATATTAAAAATTATTGTAGGAATGCAGGGTATCTCGTTGATAAAATAATATTTGTTAAGAGGCTACCTAAAACTAAGAGCGGTAAAATTATGAGGAGGCTATTAAGGGCAATAATTAATAATGAAAACCCTGGCGATATCTCAACTTTAGATGATATGAAAGTATTAGAGGAGCTAAAGGAAGCATTAAAGGAGCAATTGTAA
- a CDS encoding class I SAM-dependent methyltransferase — translation MEDRHIPPIILSFPLRRFFENPYKILTPFVRRGMTVVDHGCGPGFYTIPLSYLVGKEGIVYAVDSSAKSIKVLESKLKKKGINNVKTFVSRNLNFIPSASIDFLLSKDVLCCTVLHKELAREIERVLKPGGKALVTIRIGKRSDPRSLSAEEFFSLFTNIERKGLSRFHAWVILSGEKK, via the coding sequence ATGGAAGATAGACATATTCCTCCAATAATTTTATCCTTCCCTCTAAGAAGGTTTTTCGAAAATCCTTACAAAATTTTAACACCGTTTGTAAGAAGAGGCATGACTGTAGTAGACCATGGTTGTGGTCCAGGATTTTATACAATTCCTTTATCATATTTAGTAGGAAAGGAAGGAATTGTTTATGCCGTGGACTCCAGTGCAAAATCGATAAAAGTTTTGGAAAGTAAGTTAAAAAAGAAGGGTATAAATAACGTTAAAACTTTCGTATCTAGAAACCTAAATTTCATTCCTTCAGCATCAATAGACTTTTTACTTTCTAAAGACGTTCTATGTTGTACTGTACTTCACAAGGAATTGGCAAGAGAAATAGAGAGAGTTCTTAAGCCTGGAGGAAAGGCATTAGTTACAATAAGGATAGGGAAAAGATCAGATCCTAGGTCCCTTTCTGCAGAGGAATTCTTTTCCCTATTTACTAACATAGAGAGGAAAGGTCTCTCCAGGTTTCACGCTTGGGTTATATTAAGTGGTGAGAAAAAATGA
- a CDS encoding AMP-binding protein, whose translation MVFEPDKELIENSNVYRFMTEKNLSTLEEFIKYTNENPKFWEEFVDFINLRFYKRHERILDLSNGKQWPKWFVGGKLNIGDQIPESSEVFIKWMDENLNSREVTYNQVLYEAKAVSSWLKKIGLKKGDRVAIYMPMIPEIISVMLGVIRAGMVIVPLFSGFGPEPIRIRVEDSEAKVIFTVDKSIRKGKELNMINNLEGLNISKVVLNRSGTKGDFYDFEEVIRTAGDGLEYTESEDPMMIIYTSGTTGKPKGCVHTHDGFPIKASADIYFQFDMKKGETLMWISDMGWMMGPWTVFGSLLLKGKIGIIEGYTDGKVISKFMEDMKVDIFGLSASLVRLLRSEEDNIKLDVRLTGNTGEPIDPESWYWLFHHSGNKPVINYSGGTEISGGILGNYVIKKIKPSSFNGEAPGIKASVFTEDGKEAPPNTEGELVVLSVWPGMTRGFWRNPERYLETYWSKWENVWVHGDLAYKDNEGYFYIVGRSDDTIKVSGKRIGPAEIESVINSHPEVIESACIGVPDPIKGEKIVCLAVTRKKDVSEKELLRYAEEKLGKALSPSEVKVVEELPKTRNAKIMRRLIKAIYLNKPLGDISSLENPSSLEAIKKVIKKEEDMQKEN comes from the coding sequence ATGGTATTTGAACCAGATAAGGAATTGATTGAAAACAGCAACGTTTATAGGTTCATGACTGAAAAGAATCTTTCAACACTAGAAGAGTTTATAAAATATACTAATGAGAATCCAAAGTTCTGGGAAGAGTTTGTCGATTTTATCAATCTGAGATTTTATAAACGGCACGAGAGGATTTTAGACCTTTCTAATGGTAAGCAATGGCCCAAATGGTTTGTAGGAGGGAAGTTGAACATAGGAGATCAAATACCAGAAAGTTCTGAAGTATTCATAAAATGGATGGATGAGAATCTTAATTCAAGAGAAGTTACTTACAATCAAGTTCTTTATGAGGCAAAGGCTGTATCTAGTTGGTTGAAAAAGATTGGCCTAAAGAAAGGCGATAGAGTGGCAATATATATGCCTATGATCCCTGAAATAATTTCAGTAATGCTAGGAGTTATAAGGGCAGGTATGGTAATAGTTCCATTATTCTCGGGCTTCGGGCCAGAGCCAATAAGGATCAGGGTAGAGGATAGCGAAGCAAAGGTAATATTCACTGTAGATAAAAGCATTAGAAAAGGAAAGGAATTAAACATGATTAACAACTTGGAAGGGCTTAATATAAGCAAAGTGGTATTAAATAGATCGGGGACTAAAGGGGATTTTTACGATTTCGAGGAAGTTATTAGGACTGCTGGTGACGGATTGGAGTACACAGAGTCTGAGGATCCAATGATGATCATATATACTTCTGGAACTACCGGTAAACCGAAAGGTTGCGTGCATACACACGACGGTTTTCCCATAAAGGCTTCAGCGGACATATATTTTCAATTTGATATGAAGAAAGGAGAAACTCTTATGTGGATTTCGGATATGGGATGGATGATGGGGCCGTGGACTGTTTTCGGATCTTTACTGTTAAAAGGAAAAATTGGCATAATTGAAGGTTATACTGACGGAAAGGTAATTTCGAAATTTATGGAAGATATGAAAGTTGATATCTTTGGGCTTTCCGCCAGTTTAGTCAGACTATTAAGGAGTGAAGAAGACAACATTAAGTTAGACGTTAGATTGACGGGAAACACTGGAGAACCTATAGACCCAGAAAGTTGGTATTGGCTATTTCATCACTCCGGAAATAAGCCTGTCATAAACTATTCAGGGGGAACGGAAATTTCTGGAGGCATCTTAGGCAATTATGTAATAAAGAAAATAAAGCCTTCATCATTTAACGGTGAGGCTCCAGGGATTAAAGCTTCAGTATTTACTGAAGATGGAAAAGAAGCTCCTCCTAATACTGAAGGAGAGCTAGTCGTGCTAAGTGTATGGCCTGGAATGACTAGAGGTTTCTGGAGAAATCCTGAAAGATATTTGGAAACTTATTGGTCAAAATGGGAGAACGTTTGGGTTCACGGTGACTTGGCTTATAAAGACAACGAAGGCTATTTTTATATTGTAGGCAGAAGTGACGATACAATAAAAGTTTCTGGCAAGAGAATAGGTCCTGCAGAAATAGAGAGCGTCATAAATTCTCACCCAGAAGTAATAGAATCTGCTTGCATAGGAGTTCCAGATCCAATAAAAGGGGAGAAAATCGTATGCCTCGCAGTTACAAGAAAGAAAGACGTAAGTGAGAAAGAACTACTTAGATATGCAGAGGAAAAGTTAGGAAAAGCATTATCTCCATCTGAGGTGAAAGTTGTAGAAGAATTGCCAAAAACTAGGAACGCTAAAATTATGCGTAGATTAATAAAAGCTATCTACCTAAATAAACCGCTAGGAGATATTTCGTCTCTAGAAAACCCTTCATCTCTTGAAGCCATCAAGAAAGTAATTAAAAAAGAAGAAGATATGCAAAAAGAGAATTAA
- a CDS encoding acyl-CoA dehydrogenase family protein, translating into MVFPFNSIEEFKVNITQDHELFRKAVREFCERDVLPLVEKGEKEKDIPRDLKDKAKEIGLYGLDVPVEYGGQGGDYLYNLIASEEMSRVWPSFATFFLINWMFTHAILTFGNEEQKRKYVTEVAKGEKIAAFANTEPNAGTDVAGIQTTAKKVNDHYVINGKKIFITNGDIADYYLVTARTYAGNPRWKGISMFIVDKDNVKIEGRIETTGLKASHTAEISFNEAKVPEENLLGEDGMGFKYAVASFDYARTIVSAQAVGIAQAALEKMIEYSVQRTSFGEKIASFQNVQQHISESLADLYASRLLTYWAGNLKEGNDYVIVASIAKFFSTEAAERVVLRAMRVFGGYGVAEATGLERMLRDLQILKTYEGTNDIQRLSAAKFLIRKKLGVEI; encoded by the coding sequence ATGGTGTTTCCATTTAATAGCATTGAAGAATTTAAGGTTAATATAACGCAAGACCACGAGTTGTTTAGAAAAGCGGTAAGGGAATTCTGTGAAAGGGATGTTTTACCCTTGGTTGAGAAAGGAGAAAAGGAAAAAGATATTCCGAGGGATTTAAAAGATAAGGCTAAGGAAATAGGCCTTTACGGCCTTGATGTACCGGTAGAGTATGGAGGACAAGGAGGCGATTATTTATATAATTTAATAGCCTCTGAGGAAATGAGTAGAGTCTGGCCATCGTTTGCAACGTTTTTCTTAATTAATTGGATGTTCACTCACGCTATATTAACCTTCGGAAACGAGGAACAGAAAAGGAAGTACGTAACAGAAGTAGCAAAGGGAGAAAAAATTGCTGCATTTGCGAATACGGAGCCAAACGCAGGAACTGACGTTGCCGGAATACAGACTACTGCTAAGAAGGTCAACGATCATTACGTGATTAACGGGAAGAAAATTTTCATAACTAACGGAGACATTGCAGATTATTACCTCGTTACTGCAAGGACTTATGCAGGAAATCCGAGGTGGAAAGGAATTTCAATGTTTATTGTAGATAAGGATAACGTCAAAATAGAAGGAAGAATAGAAACTACAGGATTAAAAGCCTCTCATACTGCTGAAATATCTTTTAATGAAGCTAAAGTTCCTGAAGAAAACTTATTAGGAGAAGATGGCATGGGATTCAAATACGCTGTTGCATCCTTCGATTACGCTAGGACAATAGTCTCTGCACAGGCAGTTGGAATAGCCCAAGCCGCTTTAGAAAAGATGATAGAATATTCCGTTCAAAGAACCTCCTTTGGAGAGAAGATAGCTTCATTTCAAAATGTACAACAGCACATTTCAGAATCCCTTGCAGATTTATACGCTTCAAGACTCTTAACTTATTGGGCAGGTAATTTAAAAGAAGGTAATGACTACGTTATTGTGGCGTCAATTGCGAAGTTCTTTTCCACCGAAGCTGCAGAGAGGGTAGTTTTAAGGGCTATGAGGGTTTTCGGCGGTTACGGAGTGGCTGAGGCAACTGGTTTGGAGAGAATGCTTAGAGACTTACAAATATTGAAGACCTATGAAGGCACTAACGATATTCAAAGGCTTTCTGCCGCAAAGTTCTTAATAAGGAAAAAATTAGGTGTAGAAATTTGA